A single genomic interval of Littorina saxatilis isolate snail1 linkage group LG17, US_GU_Lsax_2.0, whole genome shotgun sequence harbors:
- the LOC138953247 gene encoding uncharacterized protein, which translates to MSDDSSPAHNFRKSTIAAQLARKQPADKSLPIVTANKKGRKNLTAGNDREEVIDSLPVPAEEEESVHISLQVDSNRNEEEVDPQACTDVSPVNMSQSTSVDPLELTRQLLAEGQLLGLEGAELRAFVLDQKEKQQTLDREERERDAERQERDAERLRLERDAERQFQLEQLKIQNANQEGNRNNNSPGRIREDDGFKPKIPFLDDRDDIESWFHQFEHYARDCNLSDAAKASRVVYFLKGKARVIFSKLNEEDANDYDTLKHALYEGFQLTSEDYRKKFRQTKKSATDTYKEHITKLERYLDKWVELAECDQDVKDLKDLLVREQVLDTLPPDLAVHIRDRDPKSAKEIGMIANTYQQSRSNVKTSSTYVKPEKRRSPQEETRIAAPSTKPANQTLKVKLCVAEREKLRASGCCFICKLQGHVSRFCPNKRDTAGAVSSKKDTLETPILLEKLCGNCKEKKCAEVVPVKLNGTIVNALRDTGCTGIIVSKKFVPKEAYSAKMKETTLAEKDSKKMYHTAVVHIDSPYFDSETEVTVMDDPIYPVLIGKWYGLGKEKKLTPTYPVRDPAWYPGTAAVVTTRAQATVDAQKPSCSHKQGVKEEERLYSPADLKREQASDPTLKTIRHFANSPEGINGIRYSYKKEILYRTTKDRHGNDRSLVIVPKKLRNKVLSFGHDHPMAGHLGQRKTSDRIRAEFWWPGCAGDIRRYCLSCDTCQRTAPKSQTKKVPLGRMPPISSVFKRVAVDIIGPVKPMSESKKQYILVSVDYATRYPEAVALKNIQADTVAEALWEMWTRLGIPDEVITDQGTQFTSHLMKEVNDFLSIKHHMTAPFHPQANGLVERFNSTLKSMLKKLAIDQPREWDTFIPALLFAYREAPQESMEFSPFELLYGRSVKGPMQVLRQTWTEEEISGEQKTTAEYVVNLRNRIEETCNVARENLKKAASKQAHFFNKKTKPRTLEVGKRVLLLRPVKNNKLELTWSGPYKVVEKLNEFDYKIQVGRRTRIYHINLIKEYQERELSSATPNPSSSAQASVPASNEEESDEEDGGEEVVAVVMEEDNTMDDDIFKYDIQKMPS; encoded by the coding sequence ATGAGTGACGACAGTTCCCCAGCTCATAATTTTAGAAAGTCCACCATCGCAGCCCAGTTGGCACGGAAACAGCCGGCCGACAAATCTCTCCCCATAGTGACCGCAAataagaaaggaagaaaaaaccTTACTGCCGGTAACGATCGGGAAGAGGTGATAGATTCGTTACCAGTCCCTGCTGAGGAAGAAGAGAGTGTTCATATCTCTCTTCAAGTTGACAGCAACCGTAACGAAGAAGAGGTTGATCCACAGGCGTGCACGGACGTGTCACCTGTAAATATGTCTCAGTCCACAAGTGTAGATCCGCTAGAGTTGACTAGACAGCTATTGGCCGAAGGACAGTTGTTGGGGTTAGAAGGAGCCGAGTTGCGTGCATTTGTTCTTGATCAGAAAGAGAAGCAACAAACTCTTGATCGCGAAGAACGAGAACGTGATGCTGAACGACAAGAACGTGACGCTGAACGACTACGGCTAGAACGTGACGCTGAACGACAATTCCAACTGGAACAGTTGAAAATCCAGAACGCCAACCAAGAGggcaacaggaacaacaactcGCCAGGACGTATTCGCgaagatgatggtttcaagccCAAGATTCCTTTTCTAGACGACCGTGATGACATCGAGAGCTGGTTCCATCAGTTCGAGCATTATGCTCGAGACTGTAACCTGAGTGATGCAGCAAAAGCTTCACGTGTAGTGTACTTTCTGAAGGGTAAGGCGAGAGTCATCTTCTCAAAGCTGAACGAGGAAGACGCTAATGACTACGACACTCTCAAACACGCTTTGTATGAGGGCTTCCAACTCACTAGCGAAGATTATAGAAAGAAGTTTCGCCAAACCAAGAAAAGCGCCACTGACACGTATAAAGAGCACATCACGAAGCTAGAACGGTATCTAGACAAGTGGGTGGAATTAGCAGAATGCGACCAAGATGTAAAAGATCTCAAAGATTTGTTGGTCCGTGAGCAGGTGTTGGACACCCTTCCTCCTGACCTCGCCGTTCACATTAGGGATAGAGACCCTAAGAGCGCCAAAGAGATTGGGATGATAGCCAACACATATCAACAATCTAGATCGAACGTCAAAACTTCATCAACGTACGTCAAGCCTGAAAAACGTCGTTCTccccaagaagaaacaagaatagCTGCTCCATCAACAAAACCCGCAAATCAAACTCTAAAGGTCAAGTTGTGTGTcgccgagagagagaaactgcgaGCATCTggatgttgtttcatttgtaaATTGCAAGGGCATGTCTCTCGTTTTTGTCCAAACAAGAGAGACACAGCAGGGGCAGTTTCATCGAAGAAAgatacacttgagacaccgATCCTCTTAGAAAAACTTTGCGGAAATTGCAAGGAAAAGAAATGTGCCGAAGTGGTACCAGTGAAGCTGAATGGAACAATTGTCAACGCTTTGAGAGACACTGGATGTACTGGTATCATTGTCAGCAAGAAGTTTGTGCCAAAGGAGGCATATTCAGCGAAAATGAAGGAGACTACTCTGGCAGAGAAAGACTCCAAGAAGATGTACCACACCGCCGTGGTGCACATCGATTCACCCTACTTTGACTCCGAGACAGAAGTAACGGTGATGGACGACCCAATTTACCCTGTCCTCATAGGTAAATGGTATGGACTAGGTAAAGAGAAGAAATTGACTCCCACATATCCTGTTCGAGACCCAGCGTGGTACCCTGGGACAGCAGCTGTTGTTACCACGAGAGCACAAGCGACAGTAGACGCCCAGAAACCAAGCTGCAGTCACAAACAGGGAgtcaaggaagaagaaagactgTATTCGCCAGCTGATCTGAAGAGAGAACAGGCAAGTGACCCTACGTTGAAGACCATCAGGCACTTTGCCAACTCTCCAGAAGGGATCAATGGGATACGGTATTCatacaagaaagaaatcctGTATAGAACAACGAAAGATCGCCACGGAAACGACCGTTCACTAGTAATCGTTCCGAAGAAACTCAGGAACAAAGTTCTTTCATTTGGTCACGATCACCCCATGGCAGGACACTTAGGTCAAAGAAAAACATCTGACAGAATTAGAGCAGAATTCTGGTGGCCAGGGTGTGCAGGAGACATTCGTAGGTATTGCTTGTCCtgtgacacatgccaaagaacTGCACCGAAAAGTCAGACAAAGAAAGTCCCTCTGGGAAGGATGCCACCCATCAGTTCAGTTTTCAAGAGAGTTGCGGTGGATATCATCGGCCCGGTCAAACCTATGTCGGAGAGCAAGAAACAATACATCTTGGTATCTGTTGACTACGCTACCCGATACCCCGAAGCCGTAGCCCTGAAAAACATCCAAGCAGACACCGTAGCTGAAGCTCTCTGGGAGATGTGGACCAGATTGGGAATCCCAGATGAAGTGATAACGGACCAAGGCACACAGTTCACCAGCCACCTGATGAAAGAAGTGAACGACTTTCTCAGCATCAAACACCATATGACCGCACCGTTTCACCCTCAAGCGAATGGTTTGGTCGAAAGGTTCAACTCCACTctgaagagcatgctgaaaaagTTAGCGATCGATCAACCGAGGGAATGGGACACGTTTATCCCCGCACTCCTGTTCGCATACAGAGAAGCTCCACAAGAAAGCATGGAATTTTCGCCGTTTGAGCTGCTGTATGGGAGATCTGTCAAAGGACCCATGCAAGTGCTGCGCCAAACATGGACCGAAGAAGAAATCTCAGGGGAGCAGAAGACTACAGCGGAATATGTAGTCAACCTCAGGAACAGAATAGAAGAAACGTGCAACGTGGCACGTGAGAACCTGAAGAaagcggccagcaagcaagcccatttcttcaacaagaaaacaaaaccaagGACGCTAGAAGTCGGAAAACGGGTTCTACTTCTACGCCCTGTGAAGAACAACAAGCTGGAACTTACATGGTCAGGTCCCTACAAGGTTGTGGAAAAGTTGAATGAATTCGACTACAAGATCCAAGTTGGCAGAAGAACACGAATCTACCACATCAACCTCATCAAGGAGTACCAAGAACGGGAATTGAGTTCCGCCACTCCCAATCCCAGTTCATCTGCCCAAGCGAGTGTTCCTGCTtcaaacgaagaagaaagtgaTGAAGAAGACGGAGGAGAAGAGGTCGTGGCTGTTGTCATGGAAGAGGACAACACGATGGACGATGACATTTTCAAGTATGACATTCAGAAGATGCCCTCCTAG